The following proteins are encoded in a genomic region of Vicinamibacterales bacterium:
- a CDS encoding ABC transporter ATP-binding protein, translated as MAPAVIATSDLVKTYAVGDHKVRALRGVTIEVGRGEFVAVTGPSGSGKSTFMHIIGCLDRPTSGHYFLDGPDVSQMSRNQLAEVRNRKIGFVFQGFNLLTRTSAMDNVELPLLYAGSSTTTAGRRALAREMLEAVGLGERLDHYPNQLSGGQQQRVAIARALVNAPSILLADEPTGNLDTRTSIEIMGLFQRLNAERQITVLVITHEPDIAEYATRVVAFRDGHVVADRPVAHRRDAADELARLPPDDEEAV; from the coding sequence ATGGCGCCGGCGGTCATCGCGACGAGCGACCTCGTCAAGACCTACGCCGTGGGCGACCACAAGGTCCGGGCCCTGCGCGGCGTGACGATCGAGGTGGGGCGGGGCGAGTTCGTGGCGGTGACGGGACCGTCGGGGTCGGGCAAGTCCACGTTCATGCACATCATCGGCTGCCTGGATCGCCCGACCTCCGGCCACTACTTCCTCGACGGCCCGGATGTGTCGCAGATGTCGCGCAACCAGCTCGCCGAGGTCAGGAACCGCAAGATCGGCTTCGTCTTCCAGGGCTTCAACCTGCTGACGCGCACCTCGGCCATGGACAACGTGGAACTGCCGCTCCTGTACGCGGGCTCCTCGACGACCACGGCCGGCCGCCGCGCGCTCGCCAGGGAGATGCTGGAAGCGGTGGGTCTCGGCGAGCGGCTCGACCACTATCCCAACCAGCTCTCGGGCGGTCAGCAGCAGCGCGTGGCCATCGCCCGGGCGCTCGTCAACGCGCCGTCGATCCTGCTGGCCGACGAGCCCACGGGCAATCTCGACACGCGGACCAGCATCGAGATCATGGGGCTCTTCCAGCGCCTCAACGCCGAGCGCCAGATCACGGTGCTCGTCATCACCCACGAGCCCGACATCGCGGAGTACGCCACCCGCGTCGTGGCGTTTCGCGACGGCCACGTCGTGGCCGACCGCCCCGTGGCGCATCGCCGGGACGCGGCCGACGAGCTGGCCCGGCTTCCCCCGGACGACGAGGAGGCGGTCTGA
- a CDS encoding ABC transporter permease: MSFLMVFRVAIKALARNKMRTALTMLGMIIGVSAVITMVALGTGAQSSIESQISAAGTNMIMVNAGNFQQGGVRLGQGNASTLTPEDADAIRDVPGVQYLAAGVNTRAQIVAGNLNWGTQVQGTDVDLPLIRSWPEVYGRFFAPVDVATASKVAVLGSVVSEQLFGAGVDPTGEVIRVNNQPFTVVGVMSSKGQSGMGQDQDDVVYVPYTTVMKKLRGITFIQNVTVSAASAADTPATAERIAAVLRLRHRIQPGDADDFMVRTLEEMASVRVQATETMTGLLAGIAGVSLLVGGIGIMNIMLVSVTERTREIGLRMAVGAKGRDVLLQFLVEAVVLSAIGGGIGIALGLGVARGITAWMTWPTSVTAGAVGVAFAFAAMTGVFFGFYPARKAAGLDPIDALRFE; this comes from the coding sequence ATGTCGTTCCTGATGGTGTTCCGCGTGGCGATCAAGGCCCTGGCCCGCAACAAGATGCGGACCGCGCTCACGATGCTCGGGATGATCATCGGCGTGTCGGCCGTGATCACGATGGTGGCGCTCGGGACCGGCGCGCAGTCGTCGATCGAATCGCAGATCAGCGCCGCCGGCACCAACATGATCATGGTCAACGCCGGCAACTTCCAGCAGGGCGGCGTGCGCCTCGGCCAGGGCAACGCCAGCACGCTGACGCCGGAGGACGCCGACGCCATCCGCGACGTGCCGGGCGTTCAATACCTGGCGGCCGGCGTCAACACCCGCGCGCAGATCGTGGCGGGCAATCTCAACTGGGGGACCCAGGTGCAGGGCACCGACGTGGACCTGCCGCTCATCCGATCGTGGCCCGAGGTCTACGGCCGCTTCTTCGCCCCGGTGGACGTGGCCACGGCGTCGAAGGTCGCCGTGCTCGGCTCGGTCGTCAGCGAACAGCTGTTCGGGGCCGGCGTCGATCCCACCGGCGAGGTGATCCGCGTCAACAACCAGCCGTTCACGGTCGTCGGGGTCATGTCGAGCAAGGGCCAGTCCGGCATGGGCCAGGACCAGGACGACGTCGTCTACGTCCCGTACACCACCGTCATGAAGAAGCTGCGCGGGATCACGTTCATCCAGAACGTGACCGTGTCGGCCGCATCGGCCGCGGACACACCCGCCACCGCCGAGCGCATCGCGGCCGTGCTCCGCCTGCGCCACCGGATCCAGCCCGGCGACGCCGACGACTTCATGGTGCGCACGCTCGAGGAGATGGCGAGCGTGCGCGTCCAGGCCACCGAGACCATGACGGGACTCCTGGCCGGCATCGCCGGCGTGTCGCTCCTGGTGGGCGGCATCGGCATCATGAACATCATGCTGGTCTCGGTCACGGAGCGGACGCGTGAGATCGGCCTGCGCATGGCGGTCGGCGCGAAGGGCCGCGACGTCCTCCTGCAGTTCCTGGTCGAGGCGGTCGTGCTGAGCGCGATCGGCGGCGGCATCGGCATCGCGCTCGGGCTCGGCGTGGCCCGCGGCATCACCGCGTGGATGACGTGGCCCACGTCGGTCACCGCCGGCGCCGTCGGCGTGGCCTTCGCGTTCGCGGCCATGACGGGCGTGTTCTTCGGCTTCTATCCGGCCCGGAAGGCCGCCGGGCTCGATCCCATCGACGCGCTGCGCTTCGAGTAG
- a CDS encoding serine/threonine-protein kinase: protein MIRPVPDMSAVDPERWRALSPYLDEALDLATEARPAWLASIAAADPALADDLREFLAEHDVALASRYLEGGVAEGLRPPAAPPALEGQVVGAYRLLSVLGHGGMGSVWLAERCDGRFEGRAAVKLLNASLVGRAIEGRFRREGTILARLTHPHIAHLIDAGVTSRGQPYLVIELVEGTHIDAYCAAHALDVEARLALFLEVVSAVAHAHANLIVHRDLKPSNVLVNASGQVKLLDFGIAKLIEDDGDWADTPVTGTPASGSTPLTREAGVAMTPQFAAPEQLRRGQITTATDVYALGVLLYVLLTGQHPAGAAVRSPAALVKAVTEDEPRRASDAVAGRSDAPDLQLRHALQCGSTPQRLGRALRGDLDTILATALKKDPRERYPSAAALADDIRRHLDREPIAARPDTVRYRIAKFVGRHTRGVAAVGTTVVLLIGLVAFYTARLAAERDRAQREADRASKVSEALTGLLMGADPISNRATGEPLTVRGLIDAGAEQAQKGLVAQPEAQAEILTVLGRLYRRFGAYDRAKALLEQALASGEQAYGPEHLKLAATLNDLGALLTETGDYVAATRSLERALAMRRHLLGTDHADVAVSMVELGRVFQDRGLNDRAEPLQREALDIRTRVLGPGDRETAVSLSDLASVLRLKGDLDGAEALLTQSLEINRRTRGERHANTGTTLHDLGLVAATRGDVRRAETLFRQAMDIHREALGDAHPAVATSLNSLAHLLIAQRRYDEAADALNRALEIVRTSLGQNHQLVAVYAANLATIHLARRNPEAAEALLRDALRIRGLAPEIMPSRRRMLAIDDWPVGRIETRLGEALSDQGRYDAAETALLDARRHLEGAPARSPDDLRDNAATLVELYGRTGRPERAAEYRAAAGGIR from the coding sequence ATGATTCGGCCAGTCCCCGACATGTCCGCCGTGGATCCCGAGCGCTGGCGCGCCCTCAGCCCCTACCTCGACGAGGCGCTGGATCTCGCCACCGAGGCGCGCCCGGCGTGGCTCGCGTCGATTGCGGCGGCCGACCCCGCTCTCGCGGACGACCTGCGCGAGTTCCTGGCCGAACACGACGTCGCGCTGGCGTCGAGGTACCTCGAGGGCGGCGTCGCGGAAGGCCTCCGTCCGCCCGCGGCGCCGCCGGCGCTCGAAGGCCAGGTGGTGGGGGCCTATCGCCTGCTGTCGGTGCTGGGGCACGGCGGCATGGGCAGCGTGTGGCTGGCCGAGCGCTGCGACGGGCGCTTCGAGGGCCGCGCGGCCGTGAAGCTCCTGAACGCCTCGCTCGTCGGTCGCGCCATCGAGGGCCGCTTCCGCCGCGAGGGCACGATCCTCGCGCGCCTCACCCACCCCCACATCGCGCACCTGATCGACGCCGGCGTGACCTCGCGCGGCCAGCCGTACCTCGTGATCGAGCTCGTCGAGGGCACGCACATCGACGCCTACTGCGCCGCGCACGCCCTCGACGTGGAGGCGCGGCTCGCCCTGTTCCTGGAGGTCGTGTCGGCGGTGGCGCACGCCCACGCGAACCTGATCGTCCATCGCGACCTGAAGCCCAGCAACGTGCTGGTCAACGCCTCGGGCCAGGTGAAGCTCCTCGACTTCGGCATCGCCAAACTGATCGAGGACGACGGCGACTGGGCGGACACACCCGTCACGGGCACCCCGGCATCCGGCTCCACGCCGCTCACACGCGAGGCCGGGGTCGCGATGACCCCGCAGTTCGCGGCACCCGAGCAACTGCGGCGGGGGCAGATCACGACGGCGACCGACGTCTATGCGCTGGGCGTCCTGCTGTACGTGCTGCTGACGGGCCAGCATCCGGCGGGGGCGGCGGTCCGGTCGCCCGCCGCGCTGGTCAAGGCCGTGACCGAGGACGAGCCCAGGCGGGCCTCCGACGCCGTCGCCGGGAGGTCCGACGCGCCCGACCTGCAGCTGCGGCACGCGCTGCAGTGCGGATCCACCCCGCAGCGCCTCGGCCGGGCGCTTCGGGGCGACCTCGACACGATCCTGGCGACGGCGCTCAAGAAGGATCCGCGGGAGCGCTATCCGTCGGCCGCGGCCCTGGCCGACGACATCCGCCGGCACCTGGACCGGGAACCCATCGCGGCGCGTCCCGACACCGTCCGGTACCGGATCGCGAAGTTCGTGGGCCGCCACACCCGGGGCGTCGCCGCCGTCGGCACGACGGTCGTGCTGCTGATCGGCCTGGTCGCCTTCTACACGGCACGGCTCGCCGCCGAACGCGACCGGGCGCAGCGCGAGGCGGACCGGGCGTCGAAGGTCAGCGAGGCGCTCACCGGCCTCCTGATGGGCGCCGATCCCATCAGCAACCGGGCCACGGGCGAGCCGCTGACGGTGCGCGGGCTGATCGACGCCGGCGCGGAGCAGGCGCAGAAGGGCCTGGTGGCGCAGCCGGAGGCCCAGGCCGAGATCCTCACGGTGCTCGGGCGGCTGTACCGCCGCTTCGGCGCCTACGATCGGGCCAAGGCCCTCCTGGAGCAGGCCCTGGCGAGCGGCGAGCAGGCCTACGGGCCCGAACACCTGAAGCTCGCGGCCACGCTGAACGACCTGGGAGCGCTCCTGACCGAGACGGGCGACTACGTCGCCGCGACCCGCAGCCTGGAGCGCGCGCTGGCGATGCGCCGCCACCTGCTCGGCACCGATCACGCCGACGTGGCGGTGTCGATGGTGGAGCTGGGCCGCGTGTTCCAGGACCGCGGGCTGAACGACCGGGCCGAGCCCCTCCAGCGCGAGGCCCTGGACATCCGGACCCGCGTGCTCGGCCCGGGTGATCGCGAGACGGCCGTCAGCCTGAGCGACCTGGCCTCGGTGCTCCGGCTGAAGGGCGACCTCGACGGCGCGGAGGCGCTGCTCACCCAGTCCCTGGAGATCAACCGCCGCACCCGCGGCGAGCGCCACGCCAACACGGGCACGACGCTGCACGACCTCGGGCTCGTGGCCGCGACCCGCGGCGACGTCCGTCGGGCCGAGACGCTCTTCCGCCAGGCGATGGACATCCACCGCGAGGCGCTCGGCGACGCGCACCCCGCCGTGGCCACCTCGCTCAACAGCCTCGCGCACCTGCTGATCGCCCAGCGCCGCTACGACGAGGCGGCCGACGCGCTGAACCGTGCGCTCGAGATCGTGCGCACCTCGCTGGGCCAGAACCACCAGCTCGTGGCCGTCTACGCGGCCAACCTGGCCACGATCCACCTGGCGCGGCGGAATCCCGAGGCCGCCGAGGCACTGCTGCGCGACGCCCTGCGCATCCGCGGCCTCGCGCCCGAGATCATGCCGAGCCGCCGGCGGATGCTGGCCATCGACGACTGGCCCGTCGGCCGCATCGAGACGCGGCTGGGCGAAGCCCTCAGCGACCAGGGGCGCTACGACGCCGCCGAGACCGCGCTGCTCGACGCGCGGCGCCATCTGGAAGGCGCGCCGGCGCGGTCGCCCGACGACCTCCGGGACAACGCGGCGACGCTCGTCGAGCTCTACGGCCGCACGGGCCGGCCCGAGCGCGCGGCCGAGTACCGCGCGGCGGCCGGCGGGATCCGCTGA